One stretch of Muribaculum intestinale DNA includes these proteins:
- a CDS encoding NUDIX hydrolase, protein MNDEIFPIVEPDGRVVGKATRRECHGGSMLLHPVVHLHVIGAGHTLYLQKRAMTKDIQPGKWDTAVGGHVDFGESTEEALRREAREELGLTGFEMTALPPYVFCSDRERELINPFIVIIGEETTIVPDPVEISEGRFWPLAEIECAIGTGVFTPNFEQEFSIIRKYLD, encoded by the coding sequence ATGAACGATGAGATATTTCCGATTGTTGAGCCTGACGGAAGGGTTGTTGGAAAGGCTACGCGCAGAGAATGTCACGGTGGTTCCATGCTGCTGCATCCTGTGGTGCATCTTCATGTAATCGGGGCGGGACATACGCTTTATCTGCAGAAAAGGGCAATGACTAAGGATATACAGCCGGGGAAATGGGATACGGCTGTAGGCGGACATGTGGACTTTGGCGAAAGTACGGAGGAGGCACTCCGCAGAGAGGCCCGCGAGGAACTTGGTCTGACCGGATTTGAGATGACGGCTCTGCCTCCGTATGTATTCTGTTCGGACCGTGAGCGTGAACTAATCAATCCGTTTATTGTTATAATCGGGGAGGAAACGACGATTGTGCCGGATCCTGTTGAGATAAGCGAAGGCCGTTTTTGGCCGCTTGCCGAGATTGAATGTGCGATAGGAACCGGAGTGTTTACTCCAAATTTTGAACAGGAATTTAGTATTATAAGAAAATATCTTGATTGA
- a CDS encoding DNA topoisomerase 3, whose amino-acid sequence MKVCITEKPSVAKDIAAILGADVKRDGYYEGAGYRVTWTFGHLCTLKEPADYTDLWKRWSLGALPMLPQRFGIKLIPDAGIERQFNVIRSLIAEADEVINCGDAGQEGELIQRWVMQLAETRCPVRRLWISSLTDESIREGFRDLKPQRDYDRLYHAGLSRAIGDWILGMNGTRLYSLKYSSPGNVLSIGRVQTPTLALIVQRQNEIDNFTPQDYWELKTVYRDATFSAVDGRFKTEDEAQAVVGRISAVPLVIRDVADKKGREAPPRLFDLTSLQVECNRKWGWTADDTLKTIQSLYEKKVTTYPRVDTTYLSDDIYPKVPDIMRRMTPYARWTEPVLAAKLPKSKKVFDNSKVTDHHAIIPTGQSPSALVGRERDLYHLVAMRFIAAFYPDCQFRQTTVMADAADVAFKATGKVIESPGWRALFADKDKKTQEQGDASSGESADGILPPFVVGESGPHTPSATKKQTQPPKLYTEGTLLRAMESAGKTVDDEDLREAMKENGIGRPSTRAAIIETLFKRHYIARKGKSITALPAGIELIATINEELLKSAKLTGLWENKLRRIERGEFSAAEFIAELKELMVQIVHNVLSDNSMRRIDTGSAPPPGGKSSGSAEGADGVETPKPPKPRAPRIKSIEEIACPLCGEGHLLKGRTAYGCSRFREGCTLRLDFAQYPQDATPGRLRDMVKKNFSKKQAK is encoded by the coding sequence ATGAAAGTGTGTATTACCGAGAAACCGTCGGTAGCCAAGGATATCGCCGCCATACTGGGGGCTGATGTGAAGCGTGACGGATATTACGAGGGCGCCGGCTATAGGGTTACGTGGACATTCGGACATCTCTGTACGCTTAAGGAGCCTGCCGATTATACCGACCTGTGGAAGCGGTGGTCGCTCGGTGCGTTGCCGATGCTGCCTCAGCGGTTTGGCATAAAACTGATACCCGATGCCGGCATCGAACGTCAGTTCAACGTCATACGCTCGCTTATCGCGGAGGCCGACGAGGTAATCAACTGTGGTGATGCCGGCCAGGAGGGTGAACTGATACAGCGCTGGGTGATGCAGCTCGCCGAGACCAGGTGTCCGGTGAGGCGTCTGTGGATCAGTTCGCTTACCGATGAGTCGATACGGGAGGGATTCCGGGATTTGAAGCCCCAGCGGGATTATGACCGTCTGTATCATGCCGGCCTGTCGCGTGCCATAGGCGACTGGATTCTCGGCATGAACGGCACGCGTCTTTATTCGCTCAAATACTCGTCGCCCGGCAATGTACTGTCTATAGGGCGTGTGCAGACCCCGACGCTGGCGCTTATAGTGCAGCGGCAGAATGAGATTGATAATTTCACTCCTCAGGATTACTGGGAGCTCAAGACGGTGTATCGCGACGCAACATTCAGTGCAGTCGATGGACGGTTCAAGACGGAGGACGAGGCTCAGGCTGTGGTAGGGCGTATCTCTGCCGTGCCGCTGGTGATACGCGACGTTGCCGACAAAAAGGGACGCGAGGCGCCTCCGCGATTGTTTGATCTTACTTCGCTCCAGGTGGAGTGTAACCGCAAGTGGGGGTGGACGGCCGACGATACTCTCAAGACCATTCAGTCGCTTTATGAGAAGAAGGTGACTACGTATCCGCGTGTCGACACCACTTATCTGAGTGACGATATATATCCGAAGGTGCCTGATATCATGCGCCGTATGACTCCATATGCCCGTTGGACGGAGCCTGTGCTTGCCGCGAAGCTGCCCAAATCGAAAAAGGTATTTGACAATTCAAAGGTTACGGACCACCATGCCATTATCCCTACCGGTCAGTCGCCGTCGGCTCTTGTAGGGCGTGAGCGTGATTTGTATCATCTTGTCGCGATGCGTTTCATTGCCGCATTTTATCCCGACTGTCAGTTCCGGCAGACAACCGTGATGGCCGATGCCGCAGATGTGGCTTTCAAGGCTACGGGAAAGGTGATAGAGAGTCCGGGCTGGCGTGCGCTTTTTGCCGACAAGGACAAGAAGACGCAGGAGCAGGGCGATGCTTCAAGCGGTGAGTCGGCTGATGGAATCCTGCCTCCGTTTGTTGTCGGAGAGTCGGGACCGCATACTCCCTCGGCCACAAAAAAGCAGACTCAGCCACCGAAACTGTATACCGAAGGTACGCTTCTGCGCGCCATGGAGTCGGCCGGAAAGACGGTTGACGACGAGGACTTGCGTGAGGCTATGAAGGAGAACGGCATTGGGCGTCCGTCGACCCGGGCAGCCATTATCGAGACTCTGTTCAAGCGGCATTATATCGCCCGCAAGGGGAAAAGTATCACGGCTCTTCCTGCCGGAATCGAACTAATAGCTACCATAAATGAGGAACTGCTCAAGAGTGCCAAACTTACCGGTCTGTGGGAGAATAAGTTGCGACGTATCGAGCGCGGAGAGTTTTCGGCGGCTGAGTTTATTGCCGAGCTTAAGGAACTAATGGTGCAGATTGTACACAATGTGTTGAGCGACAACTCCATGCGGCGCATTGACACCGGTTCGGCTCCTCCTCCGGGAGGCAAGAGCAGTGGCAGTGCCGAGGGTGCTGATGGCGTTGAGACGCCCAAGCCTCCTAAGCCGCGTGCTCCCCGTATTAAAAGTATCGAAGAGATTGCATGCCCGTTATGCGGCGAGGGGCATCTGCTCAAAGGACGCACGGCCTATGGGTGCAGCCGTTTCAGAGAGGGGTGTACGCTGCGTCTTGATTTCGCGCAATATCCACAGGATGCAACTCCGGGCAGGTTGCGTGACATGGTGAAGAAGAATTTTTCAAAGAAGCAGGCGAAGTAG
- the mazG gene encoding nucleoside triphosphate pyrophosphohydrolase, which translates to MSHSRQEKIEAIGRVIDTLERLRVECPWDRKQTNQSLRPNTIEETYELCEALLNEDNANICKELGDVLLHILFYAKIGEEKGVFDIGDVATSLNNKLIFRHPHVFGEAKAADSHAVEQRWEEIKLKEKGGNRTVLAGVPSSLPALIKAYRIQEKAANVGFDWHDNADVWDKVKEEVAEFEAEALAGDRERMESELGDVLFSIINAARKYGINPENALERTNQKFISRFGYVEKGATEKGRSLRDMSLDEMDALWNEAKSLEVKRQEDVK; encoded by the coding sequence ATGAGTCACTCACGTCAGGAAAAAATCGAGGCTATCGGCCGGGTTATAGACACTCTCGAACGTCTGCGTGTCGAGTGTCCGTGGGACCGCAAGCAGACCAATCAGTCGCTGCGCCCGAATACAATTGAAGAAACATATGAGCTATGCGAGGCTCTGCTCAATGAGGACAACGCCAATATCTGCAAGGAGCTTGGCGATGTCCTTCTCCATATACTTTTCTATGCCAAGATAGGGGAGGAGAAGGGGGTGTTTGACATCGGAGATGTGGCCACGTCGCTCAACAACAAGCTGATTTTCCGTCATCCCCATGTGTTCGGTGAGGCCAAGGCGGCCGACTCGCATGCTGTGGAGCAGCGCTGGGAGGAGATAAAGCTGAAGGAGAAGGGTGGCAACCGGACGGTGCTTGCCGGCGTGCCTTCGTCGCTGCCTGCGCTTATAAAGGCTTACCGCATACAGGAGAAAGCCGCCAATGTGGGGTTTGACTGGCATGATAATGCCGATGTGTGGGACAAGGTGAAGGAAGAGGTGGCGGAGTTTGAGGCCGAGGCCTTGGCCGGAGACCGCGAGCGGATGGAATCGGAGCTTGGCGATGTGCTGTTCAGCATAATCAACGCCGCCCGCAAGTATGGCATCAATCCGGAAAACGCTCTTGAACGTACCAACCAAAAGTTTATATCCCGCTTCGGCTATGTCGAGAAGGGGGCTACGGAGAAGGGACGTTCGCTGCGCGACATGTCGCTTGATGAGATGGACGCTCTTTGGAACGAGGCTAAATCACTTGAAGTAAAACGGCAAGAGGATGTAAAATGA
- a CDS encoding leucine-rich repeat protein yields the protein MSMRRLLLVICIISGIGVCDAYQWRSEGRKMAYWKGTHEPYYYPYTCAMWEESGGLQVKIQNLYYDTWNATPYNFLGLSHSVPVLEIPSTISIVPFDENEKPWESIPLVSDGPCHMHTPTLMLEKKNFDVLSLYRIEPRPYEEMEYWYRFYYDSDYSNVLSVDKSYGNSFYDNSSKEKRYEEIKNVKYRLFWGFESVVLPLSLKHIADSACVGVVDIETPLIVTEKVEYIGDMAFCCGDFDVDMSQAKSLTHIGVKAMYAMSAKEIVVPESVKEVGELAFGPALEVLKTLDYEGATVCLFPPYYISSGRFVREYTKDVSYQAEVCLERLVSKNPEPPAIVMEYKRDEDTGELTDEPLRTEPILCHPEFSSRIPLYVPDGSVDAYRSAPGWKNFTQIYTLSDLEASGIDNVSSDIQAVETGRYDINGRPVDGEYRGVVVVRYSDGSVRKELAR from the coding sequence ATGAGTATGAGAAGATTACTGTTAGTTATATGTATCATATCCGGTATAGGTGTCTGCGATGCTTATCAATGGAGAAGTGAAGGACGCAAGATGGCTTATTGGAAGGGTACGCATGAGCCTTACTACTATCCATATACATGTGCTATGTGGGAAGAGTCTGGAGGGCTTCAGGTAAAAATACAGAACCTTTATTATGACACTTGGAATGCGACTCCCTACAATTTTTTGGGACTATCACATTCGGTACCGGTGCTTGAGATACCGTCAACTATAAGTATCGTTCCATTTGATGAGAATGAGAAGCCATGGGAATCAATACCATTGGTAAGTGATGGTCCGTGTCATATGCATACGCCTACGTTAATGCTTGAGAAAAAAAATTTTGATGTACTGTCGCTGTACAGAATAGAGCCGAGACCATATGAGGAAATGGAATATTGGTATAGATTTTATTATGATTCCGATTACTCAAATGTTTTGAGTGTGGATAAATCTTATGGTAATTCTTTTTATGATAACTCTAGCAAGGAAAAAAGGTACGAAGAAATAAAGAATGTCAAATATAGGCTTTTTTGGGGATTTGAGTCGGTGGTATTACCGTTGAGTCTGAAGCATATCGCCGACTCGGCCTGTGTGGGGGTGGTTGATATTGAGACTCCGCTCATTGTGACTGAAAAAGTGGAATATATAGGAGATATGGCGTTTTGCTGCGGAGATTTTGATGTGGACATGTCGCAGGCCAAATCGTTGACTCATATCGGAGTAAAGGCTATGTATGCCATGTCGGCCAAAGAGATAGTTGTTCCCGAGTCGGTGAAGGAGGTAGGTGAATTAGCTTTCGGCCCTGCATTGGAAGTGCTAAAGACTCTTGATTATGAGGGTGCTACTGTTTGTTTATTTCCGCCTTATTACATAAGTTCCGGCCGTTTTGTCCGAGAGTATACTAAGGATGTGTCTTATCAGGCAGAAGTGTGCCTTGAACGTCTGGTGTCTAAAAATCCTGAGCCTCCGGCAATTGTCATGGAATACAAGCGTGATGAAGATACCGGCGAACTGACGGACGAGCCTTTGCGGACCGAGCCGATACTTTGTCACCCGGAGTTTTCTTCTCGTATACCGCTGTATGTGCCCGACGGCTCGGTGGATGCATATAGATCGGCTCCCGGCTGGAAGAACTTTACGCAGATATATACGCTGTCGGATCTTGAGGCGAGCGGTATTGACAATGTGTCGTCGGACATACAGGCCGTAGAGACCGGCCGTTATGATATCAATGGGCGACCTGTCGATGGTGAATACCGTGGAGTGGTGGTCGTAAGGTATTCCGACGGCAGCGTGAGGAAGGAGCTGGCGAGGTAG
- a CDS encoding sialidase family protein, whose translation MIKSSMKYAIRVSAFSMLMFGSMGISAQQVHTAEWADGVERALVYRPGDYGSKFYRIPAIVTAKDGSLVTVADKRIEHNGDLPAKIDVVSRRSTDGGRTWSEYVTVAAHDEIGGCGDPALVVDQKSGDILAIFSHGNGLWQESPAHISVARSKDNGLTWGPILDINPQILTTDPSGKQPIKCTSAFASSGRATQLDNGRIMFPLVVREKENPCFKVYAIYSDDCGKTWMVSKNPATADGDESKIVQLADGSLIMSIRNRFGSLRKFSYSHDRGETWSDPVPMEGLPDPRCNGDIIRYNRDGHDLLLQSLPGDPNGRNNVAIYVSKDGGKTWPVKKTVVTIPSAYSSMTILPDGSIGILTEESANGHYSYDIWYTRMPIEVILAGDKK comes from the coding sequence ATGATTAAATCATCCATGAAGTATGCAATCCGTGTTTCGGCGTTTTCGATGTTGATGTTCGGCAGTATGGGAATTTCCGCCCAACAGGTGCATACCGCGGAGTGGGCCGACGGGGTAGAGCGCGCGCTTGTATACCGCCCCGGCGACTATGGTTCGAAATTCTACCGTATCCCGGCGATAGTCACCGCAAAAGACGGTTCGCTCGTCACAGTGGCAGACAAGCGTATAGAGCACAACGGCGACCTTCCGGCCAAAATCGATGTGGTGTCGCGCCGCAGTACCGACGGCGGCCGCACATGGAGCGAATATGTCACAGTGGCCGCTCACGATGAGATAGGCGGATGTGGTGACCCCGCTCTTGTGGTGGATCAGAAATCGGGCGATATCCTTGCGATATTCAGCCATGGCAACGGCCTGTGGCAGGAGAGTCCGGCGCATATCAGCGTTGCCCGCAGTAAGGACAACGGACTGACCTGGGGGCCAATACTCGACATCAATCCTCAGATACTTACCACCGACCCTTCGGGCAAGCAGCCGATAAAATGCACAAGCGCCTTTGCCTCGTCGGGACGTGCCACTCAGCTCGACAACGGGCGCATAATGTTTCCGCTTGTAGTGCGCGAGAAGGAGAATCCGTGCTTCAAGGTGTATGCTATCTATTCCGACGACTGCGGCAAGACATGGATGGTGTCGAAGAATCCGGCCACTGCCGACGGTGACGAGTCGAAGATAGTGCAGCTTGCCGACGGGTCGCTGATAATGAGCATACGGAACCGTTTCGGCTCGCTCCGCAAGTTCTCGTATTCTCACGACCGCGGCGAGACCTGGAGCGACCCTGTGCCTATGGAGGGTCTGCCCGATCCGCGATGCAACGGCGACATCATCCGCTACAACCGCGACGGCCACGACCTGCTGCTGCAGTCGCTTCCCGGCGACCCCAACGGCCGCAACAATGTGGCTATCTATGTGAGCAAGGATGGCGGCAAGACATGGCCTGTGAAGAAGACCGTGGTAACCATTCCGTCGGCTTACTCGTCGATGACAATTCTGCCCGACGGCAGTATCGGCATCCTCACTGAAGAGAGCGCCAACGGCCACTACAGCTACGACATATGGTATACACGCATGCCTATCGAAGTGATTCTCGCCGGCGACAAGAAATAG
- a CDS encoding glycoside hydrolase family 3 N-terminal domain-containing protein produces MNGLIRLAVGTAVLAVSVAAGAQALYQDESAPVDARVADLIGRLTTEEKVGLLRATSPAIPRLGIDKYYHGNEALHGVVRPGRFTVFPQAVGLAATWNTDLIYSVATAISDEARARWNELDQGRKQTEQFTDLLTFWSPTVNMARDPRWGRTPETYGEDPVLSGAMGAAFVRGLQGDNPRYLKIVSTPKHFAANNEEHNRFSCLPQLTEKQLREYYLPAFEQCVTEGKAASVMAAYNAVFDVPCAANPWLLTKVLRDDWGFDGYVVSDCGGVAAVRNAHKYCKTLETAGALCLKAGLDLECGDEVYDEPLLRAYRLGMVTDADIDTAATRVLRARMRLGIFDSGKDNPYARIPASVIGSAEHQRIALEAARQSIVLLKNSGSTLPLDSKRIKTIGVVGINADKAEFGDYSGMPVVAPVSVLQGIRDRAGKDVRVLHAPWKSAKDGLEIIDERSFPEGVKAEYFSNMNLEGTPRVRHEKWVNYEPANQAPDPFLPGNPVSVRWTGKLRPPVSGEYVMTFTSDDGARLYIDDKLLVDSWGGHAVRTDSASVYLEAGRDYNLRAEYWDNRDYAIARLQWRVPSAPASTRLDMFGEAGDVARKSDVVVAVMGINKSIEREGQDRYDISLPDDQREFLRELYKVNRNIVLVSFDLSNTGRYDGDEVAQVYMRLPEYGCAIAPLKELKGFRRVSVARGKRERVAIAVPKSSLRYCDETTGGFVTVPAGLYDVFVGSSSADIRLQTAIML; encoded by the coding sequence ATGAACGGACTGATTCGACTGGCGGTCGGCACTGCAGTGCTGGCTGTCTCTGTTGCGGCAGGCGCTCAGGCTCTTTATCAGGATGAGAGCGCACCTGTTGACGCAAGGGTGGCTGACCTTATCGGACGGCTTACAACGGAAGAAAAAGTGGGATTGCTGAGAGCTACCTCTCCGGCGATACCCCGACTTGGTATTGATAAATATTATCATGGCAACGAGGCGCTCCACGGTGTGGTACGCCCCGGACGTTTTACGGTTTTCCCGCAGGCCGTAGGGCTGGCGGCTACATGGAATACCGATTTAATATATAGCGTGGCGACTGCGATATCGGACGAGGCGCGCGCACGCTGGAACGAGCTCGACCAGGGGAGGAAGCAGACCGAGCAATTTACCGACCTGCTTACATTCTGGTCGCCCACAGTAAATATGGCTCGCGATCCCCGCTGGGGGCGCACTCCCGAGACTTACGGTGAGGACCCGGTGCTGAGCGGAGCTATGGGGGCGGCGTTTGTCAGGGGATTGCAAGGCGATAATCCCCGTTATCTGAAGATTGTGTCCACTCCAAAGCATTTCGCGGCCAACAACGAGGAGCATAACCGTTTTTCGTGCCTCCCGCAACTCACGGAGAAGCAACTCAGGGAGTATTATCTTCCGGCGTTCGAGCAGTGTGTGACCGAGGGGAAGGCGGCCTCAGTCATGGCCGCGTATAATGCCGTGTTCGATGTGCCATGCGCGGCCAATCCGTGGCTGCTGACCAAGGTGTTGCGCGATGACTGGGGATTTGACGGTTATGTAGTGAGCGACTGTGGCGGAGTCGCTGCCGTGCGCAATGCGCATAAATACTGCAAGACTCTGGAGACTGCCGGCGCGCTCTGTCTGAAGGCCGGGCTTGATCTTGAGTGTGGTGACGAGGTATACGACGAGCCGTTGCTCCGCGCCTATAGGCTGGGGATGGTGACAGACGCCGATATTGACACTGCGGCTACCCGTGTGCTCAGAGCCCGCATGCGTCTCGGCATATTCGACTCCGGGAAGGACAATCCGTATGCCCGGATACCGGCGTCGGTGATAGGCTCGGCCGAGCATCAGCGTATCGCGCTTGAGGCGGCACGCCAGTCGATAGTGCTGTTGAAGAACTCGGGGTCTACATTGCCACTCGATTCAAAGAGGATAAAGACGATTGGCGTGGTGGGAATCAATGCCGACAAAGCCGAGTTCGGCGATTACAGCGGCATGCCTGTCGTGGCGCCTGTGTCGGTGCTTCAGGGTATACGTGACCGGGCCGGCAAAGACGTGAGGGTGCTGCATGCTCCGTGGAAATCAGCCAAGGATGGCCTGGAGATTATTGACGAGCGTTCGTTTCCGGAGGGTGTCAAGGCCGAGTATTTCTCCAATATGAATCTTGAGGGCACGCCAAGGGTGCGCCATGAAAAGTGGGTCAACTATGAGCCTGCCAATCAGGCACCTGACCCGTTTCTGCCGGGCAATCCGGTGTCGGTGCGCTGGACCGGAAAACTCCGTCCGCCGGTAAGCGGCGAGTATGTGATGACATTTACCAGCGATGACGGTGCACGACTGTATATCGACGACAAGCTGCTCGTGGATTCGTGGGGAGGACATGCCGTGCGTACCGACTCTGCGTCGGTGTATCTGGAGGCGGGACGTGACTATAATCTGCGTGCCGAGTATTGGGACAACCGCGACTATGCCATAGCACGCCTTCAGTGGAGGGTGCCGAGCGCTCCGGCGTCGACGCGTCTTGATATGTTTGGCGAGGCCGGTGATGTGGCTCGTAAGAGCGATGTGGTTGTCGCGGTGATGGGTATCAACAAGTCGATTGAGCGTGAAGGGCAGGACCGCTATGATATATCTCTGCCCGACGACCAGCGCGAGTTTCTGCGTGAGCTCTACAAGGTGAACCGTAATATAGTGCTTGTGTCATTCGACCTCAGCAATACCGGGCGTTATGACGGCGATGAGGTGGCGCAGGTATACATGCGCTTGCCGGAGTATGGCTGTGCGATAGCTCCGTTAAAGGAACTCAAGGGATTCAGGCGCGTGAGTGTGGCCCGCGGAAAAAGGGAGCGCGTGGCGATAGCGGTGCCAAAATCGTCGTTGCGCTACTGTGATGAAACGACGGGCGGTTTTGTGACTGTTCCGGCGGGTCTGTATGATGTGTTTGTCGGGTCGTCGTCGGCTGATATCCGCCTCCAGACAGCCATTATGCTCTGA